The following DNA comes from Rosa rugosa chromosome 5, drRosRugo1.1, whole genome shotgun sequence.
GACAAATTGAAAGAACATTTGAAAGAAGTTAACAGGATTACAAAGCTGGTTTCAATCCCAAAGTCTTCAACTCCAAAATCAAAACAAGTCTGGGTAGAAAAAGGTTCACACTCTTGTCATGTTGCTTCTGTAAATATTCCTTCCTCTGATTTATCTGTGTTTGATAATACTTGTTTGCATCAAAAGGATTCAGATTTTATTGAAGCAACGTGTCTTGTTGCCTTAACTGTTTTAGCAGCAAGAAGGGCTGATACTTGGTACATTGATAGTGGTTGTTCTAGACATATGACAGGTGACAAAAGCTGGTTCACTTCTTTCTCAGATGAGTTCACATGTGGATCTGTTACTTTTGGAGATGGAAGGAAAGCAAAGGTAATTGGTAAAGGGAGTGTTTGCACACCAGGTATTCCCAACTTACAGAATGTTTTATATGTGGAAGGGTTGCATTCAAATCTGATCAGTGTGAGTCAAATGTGTGATGATTATGAAGGTGTTTATTTCAACAAAGATAACTGTGTTGTACTTGATAATGTTGGCAAAAGTATCATGGGAGGAAAGCGGTCCAAAGATAATTGTTTCTGCATACATGCAAATGAAACTAACATGTCTCAGGTGTGCAtgaagatcaaaaccacaaatgATATTTTGAAACTTTGGCACCAACGGTTGGGGCACATCAACTTTCAAGATCTTGTGAAGTTGTCCAGCAAGGAAGGTGTACGTGGCTTACCAAAATTAAGTGGACAAACAGATATTGCCTGTGAAGGTTGCAAGCTAGTTGTTTACCTCACTtttgagggttttactgcgtaaaCATTTTCCTGtgttttttacttttctgtTATTTATTCTTATGCTTGCATATGGTAAATGCTTTATACTGTTGGTTAGGGATAGATAGGTTTTTCCAATCCCTCAACAACGTCCAGGAAAATTGATTGCAAATAATTGTTAAttgcctattcaccccccctctaggccattctagtactttcatttggcatcagagcaggtcACTAGTTCTCCTAGTGAGATCCGTAGGGTGTCTAGAATGGATAGAGATAGAGAACGTTCTGGTTCTATAAACTGTCCACCTTTTTTTGATGGGAATGATTATTCTCAGTGGAAAATTATGATGCAAGCCTTCTTACATTCACAGGATGAACATATCTGGAATATTGTTGAACTTGGGTGGGAGGTTCCCACAAAGGAAACTAAGTCTAAAGAGAGTGAGAGTTCTGCTTCCGTAAAAGAACCTAAGTCTAGGCAAGATTGGTCTATAGCTGAAGTGCGTGACTTTAACAATGATGTTAAAGCACGGCACAGCTTGTATACGGCTCTTtctatgaaagaaaagaagcgtATTGGAACTTGTAAGACTGCCAAGAAggcatgggatcttcttcaAATGACTTATGAATGAAACAAGAAAGTTAGGACTCAGAAACTTCAGAACTTAATTTCTGAGTTTGAGACAATGACTATGGGAGATGATGAGTCCATTGATGATTTTCATTCTAGGCTTATAAATGTGACGAATGAGTGTGATAGTCTTGGTGATCCTATTGCTGAGAATAGGATTGTAAAGAAATTCCTTAGGTCTTTACCTTtgagttttcaaaataaacaaACTGCCATTGAAGAAGTTCAGGATTTAGATACCTATACCTTAGATGAACTTCTTGGGAATCTTCAaacttttgaaatgaaaatcaggCCAGATAAGAAAGTAAAAACCATTGCCTTGAATGCTGTTAGGAAAGTGGATGAAAAGCCAAAAGAGTTAGTAAAGGAAAAGGATAGTGACTCCGATTTTACTGCTGAAGACTTTGCTCTCTTAACCAAACATTACAAAAAGTTTTTAAGATCTGGTAATTCGTTTCAAAATTCCAAGAACTTCTCTGGGTCTAGTTCTAGGAGAAATATGAGCGGTGACTATTCTTCTGAAAAAGACACTAAAGCTAGGTTTACCTATAAGAAACCTTCTGTTGATAAACCTAAGTGTTTTGAGTGTCAGGGTTTCGGACATCTTGCGGCAGATTGTGGAAATAAGAGATTCAAGGCTCGTTCAAATAAGGCTATGAACACAACCTGGAGTGACTCTGAGTCTGACACTCAATCTGAGTGTGGTGAAGACAACGTTGCCTTAACTGCTGCTCTTCATCCTTCATCCTCATGTGAGTATGAAGAAAAGGATCttgatgatgaagaaacaaatgatcaAGCCATGGCTGACAAATACCAAGAAATGTGTAGAGCCTCCACCAAAATGTTGAAGCTAAATCAATCCTTGAGTGAAAAACTTTGTCTGGTAGAACAAGAAAAGGAGGGGATTGCTAAGCACATGCAATCCTGCACAAAAAACTGGGAGATCGAGAAGTCAGTGTATGTTGGGCGTATAAAGAGCTTACAAGATAATTTGGATACTCAAATTAGTCTTGTTAACTCCTTGTCTTCTGAAAAACTGAGCCTAGAACTTTCTTTGAAAGAATCTCAAGAAAATTTTTTAAAGTTTTCAATAAGTTCTGACAAAGTTTCAAAAATGATAGGCATTGGAAAAGTTGGAGGGGACAAGAAGGGAATAGGATTCTCTGACAGCACTTCTTTCAAGGACTCAAAACTATCAGGTTtgtgaaagaaaaaatgactCCTAAGAATGAATTTCCTCCTCCTTTTAAAAGGTTTGTTCCCGTATGTCACTACTGTGGCATACTTGGTCACATTAGACCCAGGTGTAATCGTCTCAAGAAACACTTTCAAGTATCCAGTGTGTCTAAAAGGTCAGTTCAAAACATGTCCTTGCATGACAAATTGAAAGAACATTTGAAAGAAGTTAACAGGATTACAAAGCTGGTTTCAATCCCAAAGTCTTCAACTCCAAAATCAAAACAAGTCTGGGTAGAAAAAGGTTCACACTCTTGTCATGTTGCTTCTGTAAATATTCCTTCCTCTGATTTATCTGTGTTTGATAATACTTGTTTGCATCAAAAGGATTCAGATTTTATTGAAGCAACGTGTCTTGTTGCCTTAACTGTTTTAGCAGCAAGAAGGGCTGATACTTGGTACATTGATAGTGGTTGTTCTAGACATATGACAGGTGACAAAAGCTGGTTCACTTCTTTCTCAGATGAGTTCACATGTGGATCTGTTACTTTTGGAGATGGAAGGAAAGCAAAGGTAATTGGTAAAGGGAGTGTTTGCACACCAGGTATTCCCAACTTACAGAATGTTTTATATGTGGAAGGGTTGCATTCAAATCTGATCAGTGTGAGTCAAATGTGTGATGATTATGAAGGTGTTTATTTCAACAAAGATAACTGTGTTGTACTTGATAATGTTGGCAAAAGTATCATGGGAGGAAAGCGGTCCAAAGATAATTGTTTCTGCATACATGCAAATGAAACTAACATGTCTCAGGTGTGCAtgaagatcaaaaccacaaatgATATTTTGAAACTTTGGCACCAACGGTTGGGGCACATCAACTTTCAAGATCTTGTGAAGTTGTCCAGCAAGGAAGGTGTACGTGGCTTACCAAAATTAAGTGGACAAACAGATATTGCCTGTGAAGGTTGCAAGCTAGTTGTTTACCTCACTtttgagggttttactgcgtaaaCATTTTCCTGtgttttttacttttctgtTATTTATTCTTATGCTTGCATATGGTAAATGCTTTATACTGTTGGTTAGGGATAGATAGGTTTTTCCAATCCCTCAACAACGTCCAGGAAAATTGATTGCAAATAATTGTTAAttgcctattcaccccccctctaggccattctagtactttcatttggcatcagagcaggtcACTAGTTCTCCTAGTGAGATCCGTAGGGTGTCTAGAATGGATAGAGATAGAGAACGTTCTGGTTCTATAAACTGTCCACCTTTTTTTGATGGGAATGATTATTCTCAGTGGAAAATTATGATGCAAGCCTTCTTACATTCACAGGATGAACATATCTGGAATATTGTTGAACTTGGGTGGGAGGTTCCCACAAAGGAAACTAAGTCTAAAGAGAGTGAGAGTTCTGCTTCCGTAAAAGAACCTAAGTCTAGGCAAGATTGGTCTATAGCTGAAGTGCGTGACTTTAACAATGATGTTAAAGCACGGCACAGCTTGTATACGGCTCTTtctatgaaagaaaagaagcgtATTGGAACTTGTAAGACTGCCAAGAAggcatgggatcttcttcaAATGACTTATGAATGAAACAAGAAAGTTAGGACTCAGAAACTTCAGAACTTAATTTCTGAGTTTGAGACAATGACTATGGGAGATGATGAGTCCATTGATGATTTTCATTCTAGGCTTATAAATGTGACGAATGAGTGTGATAGTCTTGGTGATCCTATTGCTGAGAATAGGATTGTAAAGAAATTCCTTAGGTCTTTACCTTtgagttttcaaaataaacaaACTGCCATTGAAGAAGTTCAGGATTTAGATACCTATACCTTAGATGAACTTCTTGGGAATCTTCAaacttttgaaatgaaaatcaggCCAGATAAGAAAGTAAAAACCATTGCCTTGAATGCTGTTAGGAAAGTGGATGAAAAGCCAAAAGAGTTAGTAAAGGAAAAGGATAGTGACTCCGATTTTACTGCTGAAGACTTTGCTCTCTTAACCAAACATTACAAAAAGTTTTTAAGATCTGGTAATTCGTTTCAAAATTCCAAGAACTTCTCTGGGTCTAGTTCTAGGAGAAATATGAGCGGTGACTATTCTTCTGAAAAAGACACTAAAGCTAGGTTTACCTATAAGAAACCTTCTGTTGATAAACCTAAGTGTTTTGAGTGTCAGGGTTTCGGACATCTTGCGGCAGATTGTGGAAATAAGAGATTCAAGGCTCGTTCAAATAAGGCTATGAACACAACCTGGAGTGACTCTGAGTCTGACACTCAATCTGAGTGTGGTGAAGACAACGTTGCCTTAACTGCTGCTCTTCATCCTTCATCCTCATGTGAGTATGAAGAAAAGGATCttgatgatgaagaaacaaatgatcaAGCCATGGCTGACAAATACCAAGAAATGTGTAGAGCCTCCACCAAAATGTTGAAGCTAAATCAATCCTTGAGTGAAAAACTTTGTCTGGTAGAACAAGAAAAGGAGGGGATTGCTAAGCACATGCAATCCTGCACAAAAAACTGGGAGATCGAGAAGTCAGTGTATGTTGGGCGTATAAAGAGCTTACAAGATAATTTGGATACTCAAATTAGTCTTGTTAACTCCTTGTCTTCTGAAAAACTGAGCCTAGAACTTTCTTTGAAAGAATCTCAAGAAAATTTTTTAAAGTTTTCAATAAGTTCTGACAAAGTTTCAAAAATGATAGGCATTGGAAAAGTTGGAGGGGACAAGAAGGGAATAGGATTCTCTGACAGCACTTCTTTCAAGGACTCAAAACTATCAGGTTtgtgaaagaaaaaatgactCCTAAGAATGAATTTCCTCCTCCTTTTAAAAGGTTTGTTCCCGTATGTCACTACTGTGGCATACTTGGTCACATTAGACCCAGGTGTAATCGTCTCAAGAAACACTTTCAAGTATCCAGTGTGTCTAAAAGGTCAGTTCAAAACATGTCCTTGCATGACAAATTGAAAGAACATTTGAAAGAAGTTAACAGGATTACAAAGCTGGTTTCAATCCCAAAGTCTTCAACTCCAAAATCAAAACAAGTCTGGGTAGAAAAAGGTTCACACTCTTGTCATGTTGCTTCTGTAAATATTCCTTCCTCTGATTTATCTGTGTTTGATAATACTTGTTTGCATCAAAAGGATTCAGATTTTATTGAAGCAACGTGTCTTGTTGCCTTAACTGT
Coding sequences within:
- the LOC133711399 gene encoding uncharacterized protein LOC133711399; translation: MTMGDDESIDDFHSRLINVTNECDSLGDPIAENRIVKKFLRSLPLSFQNKQTAIEEVQDLDTYTLDELLGNLQTFEMKIRPDKKVKTIALNAVRKVDEKPKELVKEKDSDSDFTAEDFALLTKHYKKFLRSGNSFQNSKNFSGSSSRRNMSGDYSSEKDTKARFTYKKPSVDKPKCFECQGFGHLAADCGNKRFKARSNKAMNTTWSDSESDTQSECGEDNVALTAALHPSSSCEYEEKDLDDEETNDQAMADKYQEMCRASTKMLKLNQSLSEKLCLVEQEKEGIAKHMQSCTKNWEIEKSVYVGRIKSLQDNLDTQISLVNSLSSEKLSLELSLKESQENFLKFSISSDKVSKMIGIGKVGGDKKGIGFSDSTSFKDSKLSGL